From a single Brassica oleracea var. oleracea cultivar TO1000 chromosome C5, BOL, whole genome shotgun sequence genomic region:
- the LOC106292468 gene encoding ribosomal RNA-processing protein 17-like: MNVDDDGAAGALAPPTRGRHIGKRALKNKSVTVSFDEKDLKDFVTGFHKRKKKRRKEAQKQQEESFRRKRIEARKKRKLEEMMVAGNAEETEEGEAEEEDAENKEAEPDALTSGTTMYDTGELKVTVTTSEISREEDEPVRREKTQSTESGSTAKASTSQPAPLRKSKPAKQNRRHKSSTKTMKKRDKKKQARGIKSTR; this comes from the exons ATGAACGTTGACGATGACGGTGCGGCTGGGGCACTGGCTCCGCCGACGAGAGGTAGGCATATCGGGAAGAGAGCTCTAAAGAACAAAAGCGTCACCGTCTCTTTCGATGAGAAAGATCTCAA GGATTTTGTGACTGGGTTTCACAAGAGGAAGAAGAAAAGGAGAAAGGAAGCTCAGAAGCAGCAGGAGGAGTCTTTTAGGCGGAAACGTATCGAGGCTCGTAAGAAG AGGAAATTGGAAGAGATGATGGTCGCTGGTAATGCTGAGGAAACTGAAGAGGGAGAAGCTGAGGAGGAGGATGCAGAGAATAAAGAGGCAGAGCCTGATGCTTTAACTTCTG GAACGACAATGTATGATACAGGGGAGCTGAAAGTTACTGTGACAACAAGCGAGATATCTCGTGAAGAGGATGAGCCTGTTCGCAGGGAAAAGACCCAATCAACAGAATCTGGTTCTACTGCCAAAGCTTCCACATCACAGCCGGCGCCTTTGAGGAAGTCCAAACCCGCTAAGCAGAACCGGAGACACAAGTCTAGCACCAAAACTATGAAGAAAAGGGATAAGAAGAAACAAGCAAGAGGGATCAAGAGTACGCGGTAG
- the LOC106292462 gene encoding syntaxin-125-like — protein MNDLFSNSFKRNQAQMSDVEAGQETMNLDKFFEDVENVKDDMKGVETLYKKLQDSNEECQTVHNAKKVKELRAKMDADVGQVLKRVKIIKQKLEALEKANANSRNVPGCGPGSSTDRTRSSVVSGLGKKLKDLMDSFQSLRARMNDEYKETVERRYFTITGEKADEQTIDNLIASGESENFLQKAIQEQGRGEIMDTISEIQERHDAVKEIEKNLLELHQVFLDMAALVEAQGQQLNNIESHVAKASSFVRRGTDQLQDAREYQKSSRKWTCYAIILFIVVFILLLIPAMPHIMLMLK, from the exons ATGAATGACTTATTCTCAAATTCATTCAAGAGGAACCAGGCTCAAATGAGCGATGTCGAGGCAGGTCAAGAAACGATGAACCTGGACAAATTCTTCGAGGACGTCGAGAATGTGAAGGATGACATGAAAGGAGTGGAGACTCTTTATAAGAAGCTTCAAGACTCGAACGAAGAATGCCAGACGGTGCACAACGCCAAGAAGGTGAAGGAGCTACGAGCTAAGATGGATGCTGACGTAGGTCAGGTCCTTAAGAGGGTCAAAATCATCAAGCAGAAGCTCGAAGCCCTAGAGAAAGCAAACGCTAATAGCCGTAATGTCCCCGGTTGTGGACCCGGTTCGTCTACGGATAGGACTCGGTCTTCTGTGGTTAGCGGTCTCGGGAAGAAGCTCAAGGACTTGATGGATAGTTTCCAGAGTCTACGTGCGCGAATGAACGATGAGTATAAGGAAACCGTAGAGCGCAG GTATTTCACAATAACAGGAGAAAAAGCGGACGAGCAAACAATTGATAACTTGATTGCAAGCGGTGAGAGTGAAAATTTTCTCCAAAAAGCGATTCAAGAGCAAGGAAGAGGTGAGATCATGGACACAATATCTGAGATCCAGGAAAGACATGATGCAGTGAAGGAGATTGAGAAGAATCTACTGGAGCTGCACCAAGTTTTCTTGGACATGGCGGCTCTAGTGGAAGCACAAGGGCAACAGCTGAACAATATAGAGAGCCATGTGGCAAAGGCTAGCTCGTTTGTGAGAAGAGGGACTGATCAGCTCCAAGATGCAAGGGAGTACCAAAAGAGCTCGAGGAAATGGACTTGTTACGCCATCATTCTCTTCATCGTTGTCTTTATCCTTCTTCTTATTCCTGCTATGCCCCATATTATGCTCATGTTGAAATGA
- the LOC106292469 gene encoding F-box protein At1g61340-like: MTLRKKGLGAVKSSSNTNRKVVGDGGLGLGLDCDKYKKGFGRKRVLIPIGKNRELEALPQDILIRVICGVEHGDLKQLFNVSKTIREATLIAKKSHFEYITPRKTLFFRDELDHLGDETEVPLKKKCRLSRISCEKKASKISVALFK, from the exons ATGACGTTGAGGAAGAAGGGATTAGGTGCCGTGAAATCATCATCAAACACAAATCGAAAAGTAGTTGGTGATGGAGGATTAGGGTTAGGGTTAGACTGTGATAAGTATAAGAAAGGATTTGGGAGGAAGAGGGTTTTGATTCCCATTGGCAAGAACCGAGAGCTTGAAGCTCTTCCTCAAGACATCCTG ATAAGAGTTATATGTGGAGTGGAGCATGGAGATTTAAAGCAGTTGTTTAATGTGTCAAAGACTATACGTGAAGCT ACATTGATTGCGAAGAAATCCCATTTTGAATACATAACACCAAGGAAAACTCTGTTTTTCCGGGACGAGCTTGATCATTTGGGAGATGAGACCGAAGTTCCATTGAAGAAAAAATGCCGCCTTTCCAGGATATCCTGCGAAAAGAAAGCTTCTAAAATCTCAGTAGCTCTTTTCAAATGA